The genomic interval ctgCCGGCACTCACTGCTTGCCCAGCGCCGCCATCTTGTCGGGCCGCCtcccccgcgccgccgctgccgTTCCGCGGCCGCAGATTCCTCGCGGCCGAGTCCTCCCCACGCACTTTCCCCGCTCGCCCCGGAGACCCTCACGGACCGTGCCGCGGTCCCGCTCCGGGAGGGAAGCGGAGAACGGGCGGAGGGGGCTGGAGGTGGcgggggatttttttttttttaacagctcgTTGTCGAGGGGCGAAAGTGCTGATGAGGGGAGGGAGATGGCGGGCGCTCCCCGAGGGCAGCAGCGCGGGGAGCCGGGGGCGCCTGAGGGCAGCGGCGGGGAAGGtccctgaggaggaagaagccCTGAGGGGGAAAAGCCCCCCCATCACCGACCTTTCGCTTTTTTCCCACTAAACGCTGAAAGAGGAGTTTAATTTCccaaaaaatgttattttaaaagggatTGTGTCAAAAGGGACGTTATTGGAAAGATTAAATCTCAGTGTAGACAGTGCAGTTGCTGTCTCAAGCTTTATCCCAATAAGAaagctttttgtgttttattaatAGTGTTGGGCTATTCTGAAACGTGTTCAGAAGAATGTTACAAAATGCTGATTAACagcctttattttaaattattcctaAAAGGTCCTTTAAGGAGACTGAACCTTGAAAATTAATGCTGTATCATTTATGAGCCTTGTAACTCGGTACCCATAAAGATGTCCCTGCCTCTCATTTTCCCATGAGAATTACCTTTAAAAACCTGTAAACGTTTATTAACCCTTTAAAATTTGGTAGCTATGCTGGCAAAATTCTTCCCTTTAATGTTTCTATTGCTTTTTCTTGGTAATCCTTAACAAACTCCCTATCATCTTAACTAATAATCCATAACAGATTTAAGCCATTTTAACAACAAATACTAGTGCCTTTgcataaaaaatagaaaatcaacAGTTAATTTAATAAAAGATGTGAAACACCAGAATCACAAGGGTTAGATGAGAAATTAGGAGATTTAATTGGAGGCGCAGTAGAACGGGATGCCAAAAGGAGCTAAggatggtttttttcagtgtgttggCTCTTTGTGATCTCCACGAGCGCCAGGCAGGTGCGAAGCCACTGGTACAGGTATTGGGCTGGAGCAGagtcctgctgccacactgctgCTTGAGGGACACCTGGAACAAAAAAGACagctggaaatacagcaggaaaTTCAAAACCACAAGCAGTGTTGCCACAAGAACAGAAGGTCATCCCCTTAGCAGAGTTTACCCTGAATCCAGTAATTCCAGGAATGGTGATGCTTTGAAAAGCACACAGCTATATTGTGACAGTGACCTGCTGACTTTCAACTGTAATTTATCTTACTTTGTGGTGGGTGGACTGTTGTACAAAGTGCTCTGCTATATTTTAATTCTAAACCAGTACTTATATATGGAATGTGTGGACATTATCTGATGttcattttaaaggaatttccATAACTGTGAGTTACACCTGCATTCACAGCCCTGATCTGACACTGCTCTCTCAGAATAGGTTCCATCCTGGGAAACCAACCTCTCCTAGCACATCTGCAGTTTCCAAAGCTACATTCTTTAATCTAATTACATCAGCATCCCTAACTGTAGGAAAACTGGATGCTCTAGGcctgttttgttctttccagTGAATTAGTTTAATATAGATGAGGAGAACGCATGAAAAGGAACCAGCACTGCCTCAAGTGTTTACTCTTTATCAGCAGGCAGGGTACTGTTGATAAATATGCCCAGCTAAAGCAATAACTCTTGTCCACGTTTGGCTTTTAACAGGCCTCTCAGACTGGTATTAGATCATGAAGAGAGAGATTTCAGTGAGAACAAGTAATTTCTCTTACAGAGATATtgcaaataataataacagcCTCTTGACTGCTCTGGCACCAAAAAAAGCTCACGTTcattaaaggagaaaaagacagaCTGACAAAGAGCTCCTGTCTATGGCCCGTGAGTGCACTGAGCACTTGGCAGATGGTGTTTATGAAGAGAAGGGCTCACGCTGTGTGTTCCTGTTTGGAGATGGGTcagtccccagggcagggcacagaggtCTGAAGCAGACTTGCTTGCCAAAAGAACCATCATTCTTCATATGTCTTTACATACTGCTTGCCAAAAGAACCCTCATTCTTCATGCTTATCAGGAGGTTTACAATGAGATCACTTGTTCTGGAAGGTTCCAAAGCTGATCTGCTCCCCTTTCCTGAAGGCAGTGACTTTTGAATCTAAATTTAACAGGTTGATTTCTATTGACCAAAAAAGACTGCTGATATTGAGGACCTGTTACCTGTTGTTTAATCTATTGTGAAATCAAAGTTAATTTCTGAAGTAAGGCCCTTAAAAGCACTCAGCTGAACGCAGCCATCGGCACAGTTTCATTGTTGAACCGTGCCTGGTAACCTCCCAATGAGTTTATGATATTTACCAGTGATGaggtccagcagcagctctgcttgaACTTGCACAGATGAAGCAGTTGGATCAAAGCAATAAATCTCCTGAATCAAATTGTCATCGAGTTTCTGCAATGCAGAGAACAAGAAGATTAGGGTGTTTGTGAAAAGCTTACAGAATAAAAGATAGATGAGAAACATATAGGAAATCTATAGGTAATGAATTATTTCACTGCCATTTCCCCCGTGGCAAATTCCATTGCGTCTTCTTGGAGGAGGAAGAATAGAAAACAAACTCTGAACAATTTGAATTCTCACCAGTTTACACTGACTCCAGCTCTCAGTCTCCTCTGAGTCCTTCCAGTCTGggtgcaaaagcagcagcacagccttaAGTACCTCGTGTACCAGAGCTGGGGGTTCTGCACAGCTCTGTATTGTAGCAAAGCTCTCAGCACTGAGTTTCAGGACACACTCACGCAGCTCCTGCAGCATGAACCGGTGGAACAGAATCCCTGCGTGCCTCACATTTGCCACACGTTCTGCCTCTGCAATCAAAACCAAACCTCTCAAGAAGCTGCTCAGAAACATCTGCTACTCAGGACTTAAATTACTGACTGACAGTCTGTGTGCTAGATCCCTGAGGGCAACAAGGCGGTCTGCTTCACACCTTTGATTTCAGCACCAAGTTCCCTGTGAGCCAGAGTTAAAATCTGCCCATCCTGTTTAACTCCACTCTGCTAAGCTCTGAGGCTTGCTCAGGAGTAGTTTATATATACCAAGGATTTGTATTTGTCTTTCCATACTTGTAGGAAGGATACTTTTAATACAGTTTTACTGAGATTCCtaatttcaccccaaaaaactATCTCACATCTGTATGCACAATACCCAGCACTTGTGTTGGTTCTCTTTCCTCTAGAGACCTCTGCAGGATCTCTGAGCAGGCAGCTTGAGCCATCTTTAGCATTTTCTGCAGGTCTTTCTGTTCCTGAGGTGGTAATTTCTTGTGCTGGCCGATGCTGATGTCAAATATGCCGAGAGTTTGTCTCGATAGGTCATGGAGAGGTACTGCAATGTGGTGTTCTCCATAGATAGAAGTGAGAGTGACCTCTGAACTGTCTGTGCACTTGAACAGGTAatctctgaaatgaaatgtgcTAGGGTTTACAatcctggtttgttttggtgATTTATTTAGCTTATTTAAAATGCCATTCATCTCTTGTTGTTATAATAAAGATATTATATTACTAAATGATAGTTTGTTTCCTTGGACTGAAATTTGCACAGCTCTAAGTATCATTCAAGGCATgtacacaaaggaaaaaatagcattgGGAACACGATATTGCTTAGTCAAGGTGATTGCTGAAAATCATGAGAATTTAACAAATCTTGCTTTAAAAGCAGTTTGCTGTTTCTAACGGCATTGACGTTTGTTCTAGACAGttttataaaaagtaaaaacagcTGCTGGAACAGCAAATGGCTGTTCAAGCAACTTTGACAACAAGGATGATATGCTTAAAAGACAAGTCTGAGGATCTTGgcagtggaaggaaaaagagaattgaAGGAAATGAGACTAATACAgccaggaaaaaatacagattattcTAAAGAGCAAAACGGTTCAGTGTAGGCTGCAATCCTGCAAAccttggcagctctgctggtaaGCATTAAGTCAGAAGTTTTTCCAGCCTACagtcaaaagagaaaatactccTCAGCCCTTCACAGTTCAGTGCCCTGTGCATACACACGAGAGGCCTTGATAGTgagggctgcagccagacaCTCTCAGGGCTGCTCCACCAGGGGCTTCATGTAATGTGGGTCAGCCTGGTGCAGGCTGAGTCAAGGAGCAGAGGGGACCATCCCATTGCAGGCGCTGGAGCCTACCTGAGGAGGTTTTCCTCTCTGAGGAGAACAACAGGAGACCTGTGgatttccttttgtcctgtgTTATCTGTAGTGATCACCTTGCACAGAGCATAGTTCtgccagagagaaaagaaaggtttaGCTGCATCCAAGAAAGGAACAGATATTTTGAAGCTTGGAGAGGGAGGAAATGGTTTCTTATAGGAAACTCCCATGTACATTCAAGAGCAATGGGATTGTTTAAAGACATCTCCCAACACTGCTTAGTTTTATTCCCAGAGATGGGTGAAGAATGTGCCCTGGACCTCCCTCAGCCAGACTATTTAATCCACCCCAGACTCCACACTGAGGAACACCCACAGGCCTAGAGGTTTCCACTCTTTTTCCCATCCTCTTGAGTCCTTTCTCATGTCATGTTTGTGTCAATGTGTCTTGACACATGAAAAGCACAGAGGGGAGCGAGTGACCTGGCTATCAGGCAGCTAACAAGGGAACAGTGCTGAGCCCGGAATGACAACAGAACACTGCCAACATAAACCATGCTTATCAGAGGAAGCAGCTGAATTATGACTGCAGCAGATGTCATACAGACTTTGGGATGACACGGGATCAGTCCTAAATATTGCATATACTTTTTGTCTTCTTAACTCACTGGTACATGAAGTGACAAGCTTCCCAGGGCCCGAGTGCCTGCTGAACAACTGGAACATGAACTGCACAGAGTGGGGCTGCCTTTACAAGCTGGCTAATTGGGAACCAGTCACTTCCTGAGCTGTATTTACATCTTGGCTGCTGACATAAGTTCAGAACAAAGAGCTAATATATTAGCTGGAACATTCTCTTGTCCCTATAAAATACCATAATTTTGACATGCAGAGGATCTCCAGAGAAAAGCGTTTCCCTTAGTGGAAGTCCCAGACAGCAAAGctatggatggatggatggagggatggatgggtGTGGGGTTCTGCTCTATTGGTTGCTATGCAGCAGTGAGCACTGAAGTAGGAGAATACACCCTTCTCATATGGAGAAAGGGTTATACTAGCAGTGCTCTTGAATTCTTTTACATGGGAGGatgaaaagaatgaagaagGATCTCCTTTACAGAGGGAATCTTCCCTCTCTACCTTTGTAGCCCTTATGTTGCATGAGCAGGCACAAGAATCTTGTGCAGGCTTCAGCTTTAATGAtaaaagcactggaaaaacACAGGCAGCTGGAGATGGCATTTCCTCTCTAAAGCAGCCTTGGAGCCCCTGATGATTACAGACCTTTTCTCTGCAGTACCTTGTCTGTGCCAGGTTCCACCAGATAGGTTGTGACAGCGTGGATGCTGGGTGTCCTGGGATACAGCCAGTCCAGAGCAGTGACAGCCACTTGTAGGACATTTTCCCGCATGCAGATGTGGTGGTAGGCTTTGCTGAATGCATGGCAGACTCCCTGTGAAAGCAGAATCCTCCGAGTGAGCCAGAAAATTTCACacaattttggagaaaaaaagctgGGGAAATGTTCATGTTGTAACAAATTGCTTTAATCAGAATTTGTAAAGCAGAAAAGTGACTGTGAAATGTCCCTTATCAAATAATGCCCTGAAGCACTCAGTACCCCGTCACGGCCAAGTCCTTAACCAGACAGCTGATTTTCAGTGGAAATAGCCAAATGGACCGGTAAGGTTGGCTTGCTGcgctccctgctgcccagatGATGCATCCACAGTGAGGCTGATCCCAACGAGCATCCCAAAGGAATCCGGAGAGCTGCCACTTTTAATTATTCCACCACGTAAAAAGtaaggttttgtgtcattttatAGAAATGAACACAAATATGAGATTGAGAGcttcaggaaataaaagttgCTATCTTTGGACTTTGCACAAAAGGTTAATTAACATCCTAGTCATGAgaagattaaataaattattgatGAAGTGATACCTCATAATAAATTTCAGATAAGATGCTAATCAGCAGGATACTGATAAGGTGCTCTCCTTACACCACTTTCACCATACACTGCAGAAGGGGACCCACAGATATGTTTTTAGTTGTACATCTTACATTTACTCAGAACAAACATGTAAAATTCACAAGTGTTTTTGCAGGTTGGAGTAACAAACTGCTGGCTGATGGTGCCCACCTCGTAGAAAGTGATCTCATGGGTCAGAAAGATGGAATTATGACACTGGTCCCGAAGAGTGTCAAGCCCTAGAATGCCAAAAACTCTCCAATGAGCATCATACAGGGGCAGCACCAGGAGTGAacctttcttctcctcctcaggGTGGTCAGAGCTCCAGAAGTGAATGTTTCCATGGTGCTGAACTCTTGGAACATAGATTGGCTTTCCCTGGTCAATGGCTGCAAAGCTGAAATAGAAATTTATGATGAGGTTTGTCAGGAGGAGCAGAAAACCTTTAGTGAAACAGTAAATACTGCAGCTTTGATCTCTCCCTGTTTTCTGGCATCAGAGAAGGAAGGTGTGAGTTCCATACCCTGACCACACTCAGCAATACCACATTCACCACTTGCATCCCAAAGGCAGTGGTAATAAAGTGGCACTTTTCATCCTTaggacattttaaaaacatcagcCAATGAATGGAATGAAAAGGAATACAGAAGCAAGCAGCAGTTACATTTAATAGGTTAGAGGCAGCAATGTTTAAAGAGACAAATATGTTTAGAGGCAGCAATATTTAAAGAGACAAATATGTCTGGCTTTTGGAAATGACAAGTGAAGAAGCATGAAAGCTGTTTATAGCATAAACACTAGGGAAGGAAAGGCATTGTTCTCAAAAATATCCTGTGGATATAAACTGGCATaagggaattaatttttaaagaagaaaatgtaggCCCAATGCCACAGACATTTGCTAAAGGATGAGATTTATTAGACTGTGAGCTAATCTCCCCAAGGAAAGGAGTGAAATCCCAAACAGAGCAGTTCTAAGCAGACCATGCAGAATATGTACAGGATGTTGGATCATTCCACAACAGTCTCTTGGGAGATTTCCTCTCCGGACCACTCCATCAgcctcagtttccagagcatcCCAAACACTGCCCCATACATTCCAAACAGTTTAGAGGGAAAGGAACAGGTATTTGCAGCTTTTCTTACCTGACTCCTCTCATGTCTCTGTGCAGTACTCGGTTTAGGATGTAGGGAGCATCGTCTGCGGTGCAGGCCACGTAGCGCAGGAGaacctgtccctgctctggggagagctggTTCTCTTCCAGAAGGGCAATATAAGCACTGATCCTCTTGTTATCCCCGTGGGCTTCCATGTCCTAGCAACCAAATGTTCCCCATTACAGTCTGTACATTAGCCACTGGCACTTAATTAATGCACTCAGCacttgtttaatttttgctgAGATGCTGCTCTGGGTCACCGAGTCTGTGTGTCACCAACCCCATGACGTGGCTGTGTCTCTGCCCAGTGCACTCTGTGTCAAGCACAAACACTCAGTATTTTGATTGGCAAGGGAAactgatttcctttttcctgttgctAATGGGGAGGagtaaatagaaaaataatccCTAACTATAATCTGTGACTAAGAAAAAGTCCTATGGATTTCTTCTCCAATAGGAGattcctttaagaaaaaaaccaaacaagtacCAGAGTTGCCACATTTACAAACCTAGACAATACTGCAAGAGCACTTCAGCTACACTGAGAGAAGTTTGGCTTTGAGGAGGGCTTTAATGGTGAGAAAAACAGCTAAAGTTGcagctgtaaattaaaaatgaaactatttcTACTACAAATTAACCATCTTTGTCCCAAACTGACTCTGGtgtgtttcatttcaaaagctCCAAAACTACAACTATGGATTTCCAGATTTGACCTGAGTCAGCTCTTCCATAAGTGAGACAAAAATTATCCATGAGATTCCTTCAGTACTGGCAGAGCAAGGATGCCTACCTGGGACAGGGCCTTGATCACTGCTTTGTACACTGGTTCCATGCTTGTTCCGCTGGTCTCAGCCGCTTTctggatatcctgcagccattTCCTCCTGGCTGAGCTTTGCAAGCTCTTGGTGTGACTTTGTTCCACACTTGCGGTCAGGAAACTCACCAAATTATCCATAGTTTCATCCTCGTTGCCAGTGAACTTGGAAGCAATTAACTCAAGGAAAACCTGGAATGCCTTTGGGGATAGCTTCCCCACTTTACTGAGCTGTGGGTATCGGGAGCAAAGCTCTTCCTTTgctagcaggaaaaaaaatagaaaataagacAGGGAAAATTTAATTGATTAATCAGTTTTGCAAAATACGAAGCAAGACCTAAACAGGCTTTGGGTGGAGTCCCTCCAGCCTATCCTTCTAGGTTTCTTTTAGCTGTCTCCTACATGGAAGTGGGCACACTAGCAGGCAATCTCCAGTTTCCAGACTGGACGCATCCTTTTCTCTAGATGCCTGCTTCCCTCCTATGAGAAAGAATCCCGCAGAGCCCTGGTTTCTCTCCTGGTGCTGTTTAACCCCGCAGCCGGTCTGTCAGAGCGGTCCCAGCGCGGCGcgggctctgcccagccccggcTCGGCTCACGGGGGTGCTCTTGCACAGCCGGAGCAACGTGCAGGCGCTGCCTGGCTCCGGGAGCCCGGGCTTCAGGCCGTCTCTGGGACTGGTGCTTCCATCATTCTTTCTGTATCCTGTTTTCAGATCCTGTCGGACCcgaagatgtccctgcttatgGCAGGgtgttggactagatgatctttacAGGCgccttccaatccaaaccaatTTATCATCATTATCACAGATTTTAGCTGAAGAAGTATCAAGTGCTAACTTGGCTTCAATCACAGTGGGGCCATGATGCTTAATGCTGTCTTATCCAGCCCATCATCTAAGGAACATTCAGTattctaatttaatttctgattttctgacaGAACTAGGATGGAGAATTTTTTtatcatataaaatatttggatttttacCTCCACTTTCTCCTCACTTTGAAGAAAGGgatgcaggaaaaaatagaCATGAAGTTGAATGTGCTATGATCACTTCCTTCACTACTGAGCCACAGCATGAGGAATTATTTCCCCCCTTATGTCTAATGTCACACTTTTCACTTGCAAGGACAATCAAATAATTCTACTCACTTTTTACTCTCTGTTTCCCTCCAGGAGAAGTGCAATGTCTGTGAACCCTTCCCCCAAACATGCTTGTCCCACACCCTTGAGAGATTAGGTTGAGGCTGCTAGAAATAATTCATGCTGCTGGTAGGTGGTATTGATTTTGCTATTCTCCCTTTCTATTTATTTGTCCTTTAGTTTATGAGCCCTTCATGGAAGGGACTGTGTCCTTCCATATTTCCATGGTATGTTCTGGCATGCTTTGAATGTAAGAGAGCAGTGACCTGCCAGTTCTCCTggctgggcagcctggagaTTATTGACAGTGACATACTGGTGTGCTCCCCACCCCACCAGCTGCCTTCAATGAGCTAAAGGATAAAGAGATTTTGGTGGTTGCCAAAGTGAGCCATTTTTAGTGATTTGCAGCACAACAAGCAACGTGAAAACGAGCatggagatgaaaaaaaacagacCTTTCCACCCAAGCACACATGCAGACATGTTCTTAATTGCTAATACAGTGTTTTAGGGCACCTTATGCCCATGTGTTAACATGCATGAGGCTGCCAGACAGGTTCAGGTGAACCTGCAGCACTTCTGCTGGACTAAAGTCTTTTCTATCAAGGACCAAATTTGCAAAGTTTAAGCAGTGAAATAACCAACAGAGAAGTGATACTCAAAGCTGCTCTGTAATTCATAAGACCTGTGTGACAATGTGGATAACTACAGGTTATTTGAGATCTATAAGGAAAGCTGTTCTCTCCTGTGAGGTACATTCCTGCTGGAAGCACAGCAAAATGTAGCTATTAAAAATAGCTGGATTACACAGATGGGCTGGACTAAAAGTGCAAACATGTCCTCAGGGTTTATGTGTGCTTTTTCACTGCCATATCACATGTATACATTGCATGTTAcagctgaagtaatttttcaacTCATCCAAGTGTCATTAAAACACTGGGCTGCTTCTTTGCCTGGGAATCTTGcacaggaggagaggatggAGCAATGCATTAACAAATAGGTCTGGGTAACTGTTCCTTCCCATTTTACACCTCATGTACACTATGTATGCTTATGACTTCTTGCAAAACCAAACTGGTGCTTGCAACAGCCTCATTAGCCCTGTCACTGAATGGTTGttgtcacagagcagagagTTTTCCTTACCCTTCATCAAAGCCTCTTTTCCCATGCCTCCCTTGAATGTGCTCAGAACAGCAACCACCTCTTCCAGGTCCAGAGACCCACACGCTTTGCTGTCCCACTTTTCAAAGAGTGCCTCCAAAAGCTGTTTCCTTTGGGCCACGTGAGACATGCGCTGAAGCTGCAACAGAGGAACAGCTGGTGTTTGGTAACTCCTGGACATTGATGCTGGACACTACACAAATGGGGACACTCCCCAGGTGTGGACACACTCTGCAGTGGTTGTGCCAATCATATCATTCCTGTGGGCCAGGCTGAATCTGTACACACATGGCTCAGACCAAGAGATGGATCATTAAACCTGGGAGATAACTTAGGAACACTAAACACAGGTGACAGTTCAGTTTACCAGGCAGgaccagcactgcagagagtTATTTCACAGTGAACAAATGAGGTCTGTGCTGGATTTAGGGTGATGTCAGCTCAGGTAAGTGCAAGTTTCCCAGAGCACAAATGTCTCCCCAGCAAGAGCTAACCACAGGCTTGTCAGTGACACCCCGAGATGTGACAGTTCATGTTTCTGTACACTGTTATtttgctggtgctgccctgAAGTGTGTGGGCTCCAAGCAAATACATGTAACCATTTGTCCTCTaaacccagcacagagggatAACTGGCTGGAGTGGGATTCTCTCAAAGCCAAAATACTGGCAGTGTGTGCTGTGTTCAGTGAGGACTATGGAGCCGTCAGATCCAATATCTCATTCAAATTaggtcagcagcacagaggaaaaccagaaggAGATCTGAGGAAAACACAGCTAGAGAAATGCACCACAAAACAGACCTGAAGTCATATGAGGCACACTGATGCTTGGCATGAGGAAGGagaatggttttttttcaacacaTGGCAAGAGCACCTTGTAACTTAAAACCAAATAAGCCTGTGAACATTCAATCCAGCCATGCACATAGTAAACCCAAACACACTTGTTTTAAAATCCTCCCCAAACATCCTCAACCTCCTATGTACATGCCAGTGCAGTAGTCAGAGATCAGGTTCTTGGCTATTATAAAGGTGAATAAGCAGAATGGAATGTTTTGGGCTCTTTCACAATTAACTATCAACGGTTGTctcactgagtccagctctaGGACAGACAGGCAACCTCTAACAGGATGAGTCTGTCATCACTTCCAGAGCTGAGGGCTAGGGAGGGAGCATCTGTATGAAAACAAAGGGGTAAAAGGTCTCCTGAAGGAACAGGGGATGCAAGGCTGCAAGtggagagctctgccagcatcAGATTAACAGTTGACTTTGCAAAGTGTTTGTGGGcatttgcttggtttttgtttggacTTGGGATCAGCAAAACTTAtcaatatttactttttcttgttgtttcattttttcctcgTCTGTTTGTTTGTATTCTCTTTTGATAAATGCAGTAAGCCTCttcacagcaggcagagaaatgtCTTCACCAACAAAATTGTCCATGAGCTGTACAAATTGTGGAAGGGTGAGGCAGCTTGCAGCGAAGCTCTTAGTACAAGAATCCTGATGGTTCTGAATCTCTGCCACGCTGCTGGGACCTGAGTCTGAAAGGCAGAAAGCACAGTGTGTCACAGGAAGCCAAATGCTGCCCTAAAGCCAGCCACGTGGCAGCTATCAACACAGCCCTCAATCCTGCACTTCCTATCCAGGGAAATTACAGCTGAATGCAGACTGACTCCATGCTGAGTAAAGGCCTTAATCTGCTTATACTGCTCTAATAGTAGCTCTGC from Motacilla alba alba isolate MOTALB_02 chromosome 19, Motacilla_alba_V1.0_pri, whole genome shotgun sequence carries:
- the EFCAB5 gene encoding EF-hand calcium-binding domain-containing protein 5 isoform X1 — translated: MAAQPEESAQSADLQDPELGHEDRTATEMESNQGGDELPCPSHYTSWKECFHEKVQQRCLSLQETKMRLVQAQKAEEAKVRRREPGDWLAREWYREDKETLDTRIDLLDNLLPTLIPGTANLLMAVERNHVLVSDQEPTRFKPVNYLAEYLMRHNPQYSVPAKPGPYLREMKVVSEELKSLRQGTASQRLVQMKAEAKKKREEREEMERQKAEETARRKEVLAALFKEWTVDGHERIPAALVQSVLRFFPDVTDSIPEDMRKATHDRKLKILNTLEKIVYLDDFTKLILSYIEHVLSDKFQEIMEYLHKCAEDFQEATKHDARRQIFIGLFQACDYGKVGVLDRQKILALLRDFYDRRPMSNKWELWNPREWPIIELQDINLMDFWGSVGDQEVCKELSENLVLAEMEISEGEVLGNEPVDDDRQETDKMSTSVTEGVVEEMGMNETETGGIPKEENEAAEPIASEVSKEGEDALSAVESTGLEATDLDGEPGSGKSEESILGREPETETKPEEDCTSDREPGSEGQVSQEDSGVAGTSPEGASTASGDRAVADVDVIDSQEDAPAAEAVVETSASNESQSDQQTSSETRLQDENLLHDQDSGPSSVAEIQNHQDSCTKSFAASCLTLPQFVQLMDNFVGEDISLPAVKRLTAFIKREYKQTDEEKMKQQEKLQRMSHVAQRKQLLEALFEKWDSKACGSLDLEEVVAVLSTFKGGMGKEALMKAKEELCSRYPQLSKVGKLSPKAFQVFLELIASKFTGNEDETMDNLVSFLTASVEQSHTKSLQSSARRKWLQDIQKAAETSGTSMEPVYKAVIKALSQDMEAHGDNKRISAYIALLEENQLSPEQGQVLLRYVACTADDAPYILNRVLHRDMRGVSFAAIDQGKPIYVPRVQHHGNIHFWSSDHPEEEKKGSLLVLPLYDAHWRVFGILGLDTLRDQCHNSIFLTHEITFYEGVCHAFSKAYHHICMRENVLQVAVTALDWLYPRTPSIHAVTTYLVEPGTDKNYALCKVITTDNTGQKEIHRSPVVLLREENLLRDYLFKCTDSSEVTLTSIYGEHHIAVPLHDLSRQTLGIFDISIGQHKKLPPQEQKDLQKMLKMAQAACSEILQRSLEEREPTQVLEAERVANVRHAGILFHRFMLQELRECVLKLSAESFATIQSCAEPPALVHEVLKAVLLLLHPDWKDSEETESWSQCKLKLDDNLIQEIYCFDPTASSVQVQAELLLDLITGVPQAAVWQQDSAPAQYLYQWLRTCLALVEITKSQHTEKNHP
- the EFCAB5 gene encoding EF-hand calcium-binding domain-containing protein 5 isoform X2 codes for the protein MAAQPEESAQSADLQDPELGHEDRTATEMESNQGGDELPCPSHYTSWKECFHEKVQQRCLSLQETKMRLVQAQKAEEAKVRRREPGDWLAREWYREDKETLDTRIDLLDNLLPTLIPGTANLLMAVERNHVLVSDQEPTRFKPVNYLAEYLMRHNPQYSVPAKPGPYLREMKVVSEELKSLRQGTASQRLVQMKAEAKKKREEREEMERQKAEETARRKEVLAALFKEWTVDGHERIPAALVQSVLRFFPDVTDSIPEDMRKATHDRKLKILNTLEKIVYLDDFTKVGVLDRQKILALLRDFYDRRPMSNKWELWNPREWPIIELQDINLMDFWGSVGDQEVCKELSENLVLAEMEISEGEVLGNEPVDDDRQETDKMSTSVTEGVVEEMGMNETETGGIPKEENEAAEPIASEVSKEGEDALSAVESTGLEATDLDGEPGSGKSEESILGREPETETKPEEDCTSDREPGSEGQVSQEDSGVAGTSPEGASTASGDRAVADVDVIDSQEDAPAAEAVVETSASNESQSDQQTSSETRLQDENLLHDQDSGPSSVAEIQNHQDSCTKSFAASCLTLPQFVQLMDNFVGEDISLPAVKRLTAFIKREYKQTDEEKMKQQEKLQRMSHVAQRKQLLEALFEKWDSKACGSLDLEEVVAVLSTFKGGMGKEALMKAKEELCSRYPQLSKVGKLSPKAFQVFLELIASKFTGNEDETMDNLVSFLTASVEQSHTKSLQSSARRKWLQDIQKAAETSGTSMEPVYKAVIKALSQDMEAHGDNKRISAYIALLEENQLSPEQGQVLLRYVACTADDAPYILNRVLHRDMRGVSFAAIDQGKPIYVPRVQHHGNIHFWSSDHPEEEKKGSLLVLPLYDAHWRVFGILGLDTLRDQCHNSIFLTHEITFYEGVCHAFSKAYHHICMRENVLQVAVTALDWLYPRTPSIHAVTTYLVEPGTDKNYALCKVITTDNTGQKEIHRSPVVLLREENLLRDYLFKCTDSSEVTLTSIYGEHHIAVPLHDLSRQTLGIFDISIGQHKKLPPQEQKDLQKMLKMAQAACSEILQRSLEEREPTQVLEAERVANVRHAGILFHRFMLQELRECVLKLSAESFATIQSCAEPPALVHEVLKAVLLLLHPDWKDSEETESWSQCKLKLDDNLIQEIYCFDPTASSVQVQAELLLDLITGVPQAAVWQQDSAPAQYLYQWLRTCLALVEITKSQHTEKNHP